From Coturnix japonica isolate 7356 chromosome 1, Coturnix japonica 2.1, whole genome shotgun sequence, the proteins below share one genomic window:
- the LTN1 gene encoding E3 ubiquitin-protein ligase listerin, producing the protein MGGKNKQRTKGNVRPSSSGRAAELLAKERGTVPGFIGFGTSQNDLGYVPAIQGAEEIDSLVDADFRMVLRKLSKRDIITKLKAMQEFGTMCKEREAEVVKGVLPYWPRIYCKISLDHDRRVREATQQSFEQLILKVKKHLAPYLKSIMGYWLIAQCDTYPPAASAAKEAFEKAFPSSKQPEALAFCKEEILNVLQDHLLKETPDTLSDPQTVPEEEREAKFFRILTCSLLALKKLLSMLPKKEMHSLEEKLMSLLSQNKFWKYGKHSTPQVRSAFFELASAFCQYLPELVKAEAPRVCPAVLLSIDDSDAVVCPALWEAVLHAIATIEDCWSHVNARKGVLPKLWTVLREGGRGLATVIYPNILPFISKVPPGITEPKLEYFKTFFSSIIQGLSNERALNSPSESSAIISTFMECLRFAILQKIDEDEQRQVHQMLIYDQLIPLTDAVLQEPRLQNGPLFYQLAETLSSWEAKAELSSDDNTNEVFQKLLSNFWDRLLKMCMLHVDKLEADEKTLFAISDMLEVLQNPKTATKPSNRKSLKVKFSDEDESERNTENGKITEVRSNSDSEIQADLQHSSILRKEPLENLVCKLAELSIVYVNEQKSERHLKFLSALLNSFSSNRVFQVLLEQGSNTSCPPAESQEDIKVHYENPSVQFLNMNLITWLKEDWRKDMHFLVDILYSVLNCCNGNDERKVILDDLTKMDLKWIVFLQIIQKACSSTAKLSLISEWLKGDMLGERLVMLADDLCHLDLKPIATSPESSSSEKWTILSLVLSQHVKNESLIGETYVERIIDKLQGALSKAKDLSEAGNTEPSVSFICDVASSFFSSVKGCLLMPSSEDLLLTIFQLCAQRQDATHLTDLLVCKLKHTWISGVNSLVRHLRSMQNQSTFLHKSALWIKNQIQSSSLDVKSLQVLISAVSDLLSTLLEADRQSGCLVGSYVEHVMPNRTEWETLRESLSAEWMHKPLLEGRLSMNCEHLGSCVKLCGTTKLPGHLCTSALLSKMVLLVLENDMVKGNEDAERKKIDNIIAELLYSLKWIEELENPPFLLLEYLHMLEEMHITFEKFSALSNTANLQQTIFDRSEEHGRLWSLTLAKVIRGENTVSCEMKKLFKTSEGFLPLTEGRLHTLQCLSPFLIEEEKRELVFHCVAKLMTCTQTELSSTDGAFGCLSILNSCLNDKSFGCDHLLPGVLKIIMSWKNDNEDSFLFSCNLKETSAQLLGFNIEMMRYFPLLLKYSTTPLADNEWDFIMCSMLAWLETTSENHSLYHVPLVQIFACVSCDLASALSAYFEPAAPKTTENLPVNLVSEWKEFFSEGIHNLLLPLFVKVTGETKTAAEGSFQNSVVTSLGEALTYISKDQLLNHKLPAKFVAGQKTNLPDNLQTLLNTLSPLLLFRARSVQVSVYHMLYKLMPELPKFDDEDLKSYGDEEEELALSPPAALMSVLATQELLLENILECIPVGEFAVIQPLSDEFCLVLGYLLTWKLTLTFFKAASSQLRVLYSQYLRRTKSLNKLLYHLFRLMPENPVFSGLTSEVPNKDTKTFFTEELHLDVKGTGSLSSQIPHLACSVYHITLKDLPAMVRLWWNSCEKRVFNVVDKFTSKYVSGVLSSQEISSVQTSTQLFNGMTVKARSAAREVIATYSVDDIFIELIIQLPSNYPLGSITVESGKRVGVAVQQWRNWMLQLSTYLTHQNGSIMEGLSLWKNNVDKRFEGIEDCMICFSVIHGSNYSLPKKACRTCKKKFHSACLYKWFTSSNKSTCPLCRETFF; encoded by the exons CCTTCTAGCAGTGGCCGGGCTGCAGAGCTCCTTGCCAAGGAACGCGGGACAGTGCCTGGGTTTATCGGCTTTGGAACATCGCAGAATGATCTCGGTTATGTTCCTGCAATTCAGGGTGCAGAGGAAATAGACAGCCTCGTGGATGCTGATTTTCGAATGGTCTTAAGAAAACTCTCTAAAAGGGATAtcataacaaaattaaaa GCTATGCAAGAGTTTGGTACGATgtgcaaagaaagagaagcagaagttgTTAAAGGTGTTCTTCCTTACTGGCCAAGAATTTATTGCAAGATCTCGCTA GATCACGATCGCCGTGTTCGAGAAGCAACTCAGCAATCTTTTGAGCAACTGATTCTTAAAGTGAAGAAACACTTGGCACCTTACTTAAAAAGTATCATGGGATACTGGCTAATTGCACAGTGCGACACTTaccctcctgctgcttctgctgcaaaagaagcttttgaaaaagcttttccttcaaGCAAACAACCTGAAGCCTTAGCATTctgtaaagaagaaattcttaac GTTCTTCAAGATCACCTTCTGAAAGAAACCCCTGACACACTCAGTGATCCTCA aactgtaccagaggaagaaagagaagccaAATTTTTCCGGATTTTGACCTGTTCCTTATTAGCCTTAAAAAAGTTGCTTAGCATGCTGCCAAAGAAAGAGATGCATTCATTGGAGGAGAAATTAATGTCGCTTCTGTCTCAAAACAAATTTTGGAAATATGGTAAACACAGCACACCACAG GTTCGTTCAGCTTTCTTTGAGCTGGCTTCTGCTTTTTGCCAATACTTGCCTGAGCTGGTGAAAGCTGAAGCGCCGAGAGTTTGTCCTGCTGTTCTTCTCAGCATTGATGACAGCGATGCAGTGGTGTGCCCTGCTCTTTGGGAAGCTGTCCTTCATGCTATTGCCACTATTGAG GATTGTTGGAGTCATGTAAATGCCAGAAAAGGAGTTCTACCAAAACTGTGGACGGTACTTCGAGAAGGTGGACGAGGACTAGCTACGGTTATATACCCAAATATCTTGCCATTCATTAGCAAGGTACCTCCTGGTATCACAGAACCAAAGCTGGAATATTTCAAAACTTTTTTCAGCTCAATAATTCAAGG GTTGTCAAATGAGCGAGCACTAAACAGTCCTTCAGAAAGTTCAGCTATTATATCTACTTTTATGGAATGTCTGCGCTTTGCCATACTACAGAAAATAGATGAAGATGAGCAAAGACAAGTGCATCAAATGCTCATATATGACCAG ctAATTCCTCTAACTGATGCTGTACTTCAGGAGCCCAGGTTACAAAATGGACCACTATTTTATCAACTAGCAGAAACACTGAGCTCATGGGAAGCTAAAGCTGAACTTTCCAGTGATGATAATACAAATGAAGTTTTCCAGAAACTATTGTCAAATTTTTGGGACcgtcttttaaaaatgtgtatgcTTCATGTTGATAAATTGGAGGCCGATGAGAAGACTTTGTTTGCCATATCTGATATGCTGGAAGTTCTTCAGAATCCAAAGACTGCTACAAAACCGAGCAATAGAAAATCTCTAAAAGTAAAATTTTCAGATGAGGATGAATCTGAAAGGAACACGGAGAATGGAAAGATCACAGAAGTGAGGAGTAATAGTGACTCTGAAATACAAGCTGACCTACAGCATAGTTCAATTCTACGGAAAGAACCTCTAGAAAATCTAGTCTGCAAACTAGCTGAGCTGAGTATTGTGTATGTCAATGAACAGAAGTCAGAGCGGCATTTGAAATTCCTTTCTGCCCTCCTCAACTCTTTCTCTTCAAACAGAGTTTTTCAAGTACTTTTAGAGCAGGGAAGCAACACAAGTTGTCCTCCTGCTGAATCCCAAGAAGACATAAAAGTTCATTATGAGAATCCATCTGTACAGTTTCTGAATATGAATTTAATAACTTGGCTTAAAGAAGACTGGAGGAAAGACATGCATTTTCTGGTTGATATTTTGTACAGTGTGCTTAACTGTTGCAATGGTAATGATGAAAGGAAAGTCATTCTTGATGATTTAACGAAG atgGATCTGAAATGGATTGTTTTTCTCCAGATAATTCAGAAG GCATGTTCTAGCACAGCAAAGCTTTCATTAATCTCTGAGTGGCTGAAAGGAGATATGCTTGGGGAAAGACTTGTAATGCTGGCAGATGATCTGTGTCACCTGGATTTAAAACCAATAGCAACCTCACCAGAATcatcttcttcagaaaaatggACCATCTTGAGTTTGGTGTTGTCTCAACACGTTAAAAATG AATCTTTGATTGGTGAAACTTATGTTGAAAGGATTATTGATAAACTTCAAGGAGCTCTGTCTAAAGCTAAGGATCTTTCAGAAGCTGGAAATACCGAACCATCAGTGTCTTTTATCTGTGACGTAGCCTCAAgctttttcagttcagttaaAGGATGTTTACTAATGCCATCCTCAGAAGACTTGCTGCTTACCATTTTCCAACTGTGCGCTCAGAGGCAGGATGCTACACATTTAACAG atttgctTGTATGCAAGTTAAAGCACACATGGATATCTGGTGTAAATTCACTTGTCCGCCATCTTCGGAGTATGCAGAATCAGAGCACCTTTTTGCATAAATCTGCACTGTGGATCAAGAATCAGATTCAGTCTTCCTCTTTGGATGTCAAAAG cctTCAGGTTTTGATCTCTGCAGTCAGTGATTTATTGTCTACACTTCTGGAAGCTGACAGACAGTCTGGATGTCTGGTGGGGTCTTATGTTGAGCACGTTATGCCCAATAGAACAGAATGGGAGACACTGCGTGAGTCACTTTCTGCTGAG TGGATGCACAAACCTCTTTTGGAAGGAAGGCTAAGTATGAATTGTGAACATCTGGGATCATGTGTTAAGCTATGTGGCACAACTAAGCTTCCAGGACATCTGTGTACTTCAGCCTTATTAAGTAAAATGGTGCTACTTGTACTGGAAAATGATATGGTGAAGGGAAATGAggatgctgaaagaaagaaaattgacaATATAA TTGCAGAACTGTTGTATTCATTAAAGTGGATTGAAGAACTGGAGAATCCTCCTTTTCTGCTCCTGGAATATCTTCATATGTTAGAAGAAATGCATATCACATTTGAGAAGTTCAGTGCTCTCAGTAATACAGCTAACCTTCAGCAAACAATATTTGATAG ATCAGAGGAACATGGAAGACTCTGGTCCTTAACCTTGGCCAAAGTGATTCGTGGAGAAAACACTGTATCCTGTGAgatgaaaaagctttttaagaCAAGCGAAGG GTTTCTGCCATTAACAGAGGGCAGATTGCATACACTTCAGTGCCTATCACCCTTTTTaattgaggaagaaaagagagaacttGTTTTTCACTGCGTGGCCAAACTTATGACATGTACACAGACAGAACTCTCCAGTACTGATG GAGCTTTTGGTTGCCTCTCCATTTTGAATTCCTGCTTGAATGACAAAAGTTTTGGTTGCGATCACCTCTTACCTGGAGTACTAAAAATCATAATGTCTTGGAAAAATGATAATGAGGACAGCTTCCTCTTTAGCTG caatctgaaagaaacaagtgCTCAGTTGCTTGGTTTCAATATAGAGATGATGCGCTACTTTCCCTTATTGCTGAAGTATTCCACAACTCCTTTGGCTGATAATGAATGGGACTTTATCATGTGCTCCATGCTGGCTTGGTTGGAG aCAACATCAGAAAACCATTCACTCTACCATGTCCCACTTGTGCAAATTTTTGCGTGTGTCAGCTGTGACCTGGCATCTGCCCTCAGTGCTTACTTTGAACCCGCAGCTCCTAAGACTACTGAAAACCTTCCAGTGAACTTGGTCAGTGAGTGGAAAgaattcttttctgaaggaattcACAATTTGCTGTTACCTCTGTTTGTGAAAGTCACAG gagaaacaaaaactgcagcTGAAGGCTCTTTTCAGAACTCTGTAGTAACGTCTTTGGGTGAAGCTCTAACTTACATCTCGAAGGACCAGTTATTAAACCATAAACTACCAGCAAAGTTTGTTGCAGGCCAGAAAACCAATCTTCCAGATAACCTACAGACTCTGTTAAATACATTATCTCCGTTGCTGCTTTTCCGGGCTAGATCTGTACAGGTTTCAGTCTACCACATGTTGTACAA GTTAATGCCTGAATTGCCTAAATTTGATGATGAAGATCTCAAGTCCTATGGTGATGAAGAGGAGGAATTAGCAtt atcacctccagcagctcttaTGTCTGTCCTTGCCACTCAAGAACTCTTGCTAGAAAACATCCTAGAATGCATTCCAGTTGGGGAGTTTGCAGTTATTCAACCCCTGAGCGATGAGTTCTGCCTTGTTCTAGGATATCTTCTCACTTGGAAGTTGACGTTAACTTTCTTCAAAGCAGCTTCTTCTCAG CTGCGAGTTCTCTATTCCCAATACCTTCGAAGAACAAAAAGCTTGAACAAACTGCTTTATCACTTGTTCAGGCTTATGCCTGAAAACCCTGTCTTTTCTGGGCTGACTTCAGAAGTTCCAAATAAAGATACTAAAACCTTCTTTACTGAAGAGCTTCATTTAGATGTCAAAG GGACAGGATCCTTGTCATCCCAGATCCCGCATTTGGCTTGTTCTGTGTATCATATAACACTGAAAGACTTGCCAGCCATGGTTAGGCTTTGGTGGAATAGCTGTGAGAAACGTGTTTTCAATGTTGTGGATAAATTTACAAGCAAGTATGTCAGCGGCGtgctttcttcacaggaaataTCTTCTGTTCAGACCAGCACACAGCTATTTAATGGCATGACG GTAAAAGCTCGGTCTGCTGCACGGGAAGTCATTGCTACTTATTCAGTTGATGATATATTTATTGAACTAATAATACAGCTTCCATCAAATTACCCACTTGGGTCTATAACAGTTGAGAGTGGAAAGAGAGTTGGTGTGGCTGTTCAGCAATGGCGCAACTGGATGTTGCAGTTAAGCACGTATCTGACACATCAG aaTGGAAGCATTATGGAAGGCTTAtctctgtggaaaaataatgtgGATAAACGTTTCGAGGGCATCGAAGATTGCATGATCTGTTTTTCAGTCATTCATGGTTCCAACTATTCTCTGCCCAAAAAAGCTTGCAGGACATGCAAGAAAAAGTTTCATTCAGCTTGCTTG tacaaATGGTTCACATCCAGCAACAAATCCACCTGCCCGCTCTGTCGAGAGacatttttctga